In a single window of the Hoyosella subflava DQS3-9A1 genome:
- the lipB gene encoding lipoyl(octanoyl) transferase LipB, with the protein MSTRSASARLSVDPIDVVDVGRIEYTEAWEWQRALAAKRAVGEGQDTLLLLEHPAVYTAGKRTLPEERPTDGTPVIDVDRGGKITWHGPGQLVGYPIVRLAEPIDVVGYVRRLEEALIEVISSYGIHCGRIDGRSGVWLPAEMAQSEDGAEVFRPERKIAAIGVRVQRGVALHGFALNCSNDLGAFDAIIPCGITDAGVTSLSVETGTPVTVRDVIEPVTSAVARALDGELAVAEHEIERLTLSDFQASIFQTSEPAVQGMPKVTTFTFG; encoded by the coding sequence ATGAGCACACGCAGTGCATCAGCCCGGTTGTCGGTGGATCCGATTGACGTTGTCGACGTCGGCCGCATTGAGTACACGGAGGCGTGGGAGTGGCAGCGGGCGCTTGCTGCGAAACGCGCCGTGGGCGAAGGTCAAGACACGTTGCTCCTGCTCGAACATCCCGCCGTATACACCGCCGGTAAACGTACCCTCCCAGAGGAGCGGCCTACCGACGGAACCCCCGTTATCGACGTCGATCGGGGCGGGAAGATCACATGGCACGGACCGGGACAACTCGTCGGGTACCCGATCGTCCGGCTCGCCGAGCCGATCGATGTGGTGGGCTACGTGCGCAGGCTCGAGGAGGCGCTGATCGAGGTCATCAGTAGCTATGGCATCCACTGCGGACGCATCGACGGCCGCTCCGGTGTCTGGTTGCCAGCGGAAATGGCCCAATCCGAAGATGGCGCTGAAGTGTTCCGGCCGGAACGGAAGATCGCGGCGATTGGCGTCCGTGTCCAGCGCGGCGTGGCACTGCATGGGTTCGCCCTGAATTGCAGCAACGACCTCGGCGCGTTCGACGCGATCATTCCGTGCGGAATCACGGATGCGGGGGTGACGTCCCTATCCGTCGAAACAGGTACGCCAGTCACCGTCCGCGATGTCATCGAGCCGGTAACCAGCGCTGTTGCGCGTGCACTCGACGGTGAACTGGCTGTGGCGGAGCACGAGATCGAACGACTGACGCTCAGCGATTTCCAGGCGAGCATTTTCCAGACGAGTGAACCTGCAGTGCAGGGAATGCCAAAGGTGACGACTTTTACGTTCGGGTGA
- the gcvT gene encoding glycine cleavage system aminomethyltransferase GcvT yields MRSPAHAVHASLGATFAPFAGWEMPVSYQGVVGEHTAVREHVGIFDVSHLGKVLVSGEGAAEFVNNSLSNDLRRASPGKAQYTLCLTEEGGVVDDLIAYLVSESEVFLIPNAANSAEVARRLAAKAPAGVTVDDQHRAFAIFAVQGPQSREVLLAEGLPTDMAYMAFEDARWSALAGTVVRVCRTGYTGELGYELLVPWESAADALTRLVDCIAQRGGQAAGLGARDTLRTEMGYPLHGHELSLEINPLEARCGWAVGWKKPQFWGRDELLRLKSAGVPRQMWGLRALGRGVLRPGLTVTRENQVIGTCTSGTFSPTLKAGIALALLDATAEVDAGAEVMVEVRGRHMPCAVVRPPFVVPKTQ; encoded by the coding sequence ATGCGCAGCCCAGCCCACGCAGTACATGCGAGCCTCGGTGCGACATTCGCGCCATTTGCAGGCTGGGAGATGCCTGTCTCTTATCAAGGCGTGGTCGGGGAGCACACGGCCGTACGCGAGCATGTGGGCATCTTCGATGTCAGTCACCTCGGGAAAGTTCTGGTGTCCGGGGAGGGGGCGGCAGAATTCGTGAACAACAGCCTGTCGAATGATCTGCGCCGCGCTAGTCCAGGCAAAGCGCAATACACGTTGTGTCTCACCGAGGAAGGCGGGGTTGTAGATGACCTGATCGCCTATCTCGTCAGTGAGAGCGAGGTCTTTCTTATTCCCAATGCCGCGAACTCCGCGGAGGTTGCGCGGCGTCTCGCCGCGAAGGCGCCTGCCGGAGTCACCGTTGACGATCAGCATCGAGCTTTCGCGATTTTCGCCGTGCAGGGACCGCAGTCGCGTGAAGTGTTACTTGCTGAGGGCCTGCCGACAGACATGGCATACATGGCGTTTGAGGACGCCAGATGGTCGGCCTTGGCGGGGACCGTGGTCCGTGTTTGCCGCACTGGGTACACAGGTGAGCTCGGATATGAACTGCTTGTTCCCTGGGAAAGCGCGGCGGATGCGCTTACTCGCCTGGTCGATTGCATCGCACAGCGAGGCGGCCAAGCAGCTGGCCTCGGGGCTCGGGACACTCTCCGAACTGAAATGGGTTACCCGCTTCATGGACACGAACTTTCGCTGGAGATCAATCCGCTGGAAGCGCGTTGCGGCTGGGCGGTCGGATGGAAGAAGCCTCAGTTCTGGGGTCGTGACGAGCTACTGCGACTAAAGAGCGCAGGCGTGCCGCGGCAAATGTGGGGACTGCGTGCGCTTGGCCGTGGTGTCCTCCGTCCCGGACTCACCGTCACTCGCGAAAATCAGGTGATTGGTACCTGCACTTCAGGTACGTTTTCCCCTACCCTGAAAGCCGGAATCGCGCTTGCTCTCCTCGACGCAACAGCAGAAGTTGATGCAGGTGCTGAAGTGATGGTGGAGGTCCGCGGGCGGCACATGCCCTGCGCTGTCGTGCGACCACCGTTTGTCGTTCCTAAGACTCAATAG
- the sucB gene encoding 2-oxoglutarate dehydrogenase, E2 component, dihydrolipoamide succinyltransferase: MAFSVQMPALGESVSEGTVTRWLKQEGDTVEVDEPLLEVSTDKVDTEIPSPAAGVLSKIIANEDDVVEIGGELAVISEDGETDESDSGGDDESSADESSTDEADTDEASSEESDSEPADADELAEKSEETEDSPAQEEESTGDSSGTQVTMPALGESVTEGTVTRWLKAVGDEVEMDEPLLEVSTDKVDTEIPSPVAGTLLEITAEEDEVVEVGGQLAVIGSGKPEPSEKKSEKKAEPEPEPEPEPEPEPEPEPKAESKSKPEKKPEPKAESKSKPEKKPEPKAESKPASGATPYVTPLVRKLASEHKIDLSTIEGSGVGGRIRKEDVLAAAESAKSTKDKAPATSGEKKDRTPAGVRPELAELRGTVQKANRIRQITAVKTRESLQTTAQLTQTHEVDLTRVAALRAANKSAFKDRHGVNLTFLPFFAKAVVEALKLHPNINASYDEDAKEITYHGSEHLGIAVDTPNGLLSPVIHNAGDMSIAELAQAINDIASRARTGGLKPDELTGGTFTVTNIGSNGALFDTPILVPPQAAMLGTGAIVKRPIVARDADGNDVIAIRSMAFLPLTYDHRLVDGADAGRFLTTIKQRLEEGEFEGDLDL; this comes from the coding sequence ATGGCCTTCTCCGTTCAAATGCCCGCCCTAGGTGAAAGCGTGAGTGAGGGAACCGTCACGCGATGGCTCAAGCAAGAAGGCGATACCGTCGAGGTCGACGAGCCCTTACTTGAGGTCTCCACCGATAAAGTTGACACCGAAATTCCTTCGCCTGCGGCTGGCGTTCTGAGCAAGATCATCGCAAACGAGGACGACGTCGTAGAGATCGGCGGTGAACTCGCCGTCATCAGTGAAGATGGCGAAACCGACGAGAGCGACTCCGGTGGTGACGACGAGTCCAGCGCCGATGAGTCCAGCACCGACGAAGCCGACACCGACGAAGCCAGCTCCGAGGAGTCCGATTCCGAGCCTGCCGACGCAGATGAACTCGCCGAGAAGTCGGAAGAAACCGAAGACTCCCCTGCCCAGGAGGAAGAATCAACCGGGGATTCCTCGGGAACTCAGGTCACTATGCCCGCTCTCGGTGAGTCAGTCACCGAGGGGACAGTCACTCGATGGCTGAAAGCTGTCGGGGACGAAGTCGAGATGGACGAGCCGCTTCTCGAGGTTTCGACAGACAAGGTCGACACCGAGATTCCCTCGCCAGTTGCTGGCACGCTACTCGAGATCACAGCCGAGGAAGACGAGGTTGTCGAGGTCGGTGGCCAGCTCGCGGTGATCGGCAGTGGCAAGCCTGAGCCGAGCGAGAAGAAATCAGAAAAGAAGGCCGAACCCGAGCCGGAGCCCGAGCCCGAGCCCGAGCCCGAGCCCGAGCCGGAGCCGAAGGCAGAATCAAAGTCCAAGCCGGAGAAGAAGCCGGAGCCGAAGGCAGAATCAAAGTCCAAGCCGGAAAAGAAGCCCGAGCCGAAGGCAGAGTCAAAGCCCGCTTCCGGGGCAACGCCGTACGTCACGCCACTCGTGCGAAAGCTCGCTTCGGAACACAAGATTGACCTTTCGACTATCGAGGGCTCCGGGGTAGGCGGCCGTATCCGCAAGGAAGACGTACTTGCCGCGGCGGAATCTGCTAAGTCAACGAAAGACAAGGCGCCTGCTACTTCCGGAGAGAAGAAAGATCGCACCCCGGCAGGGGTCCGCCCTGAACTCGCAGAACTGCGTGGCACGGTACAGAAGGCCAACCGAATCCGTCAGATCACTGCGGTAAAGACCCGTGAGTCGCTCCAGACAACAGCTCAGCTGACGCAGACCCACGAAGTCGATCTGACCCGCGTCGCAGCGCTGCGCGCAGCGAATAAGTCAGCGTTCAAGGATCGCCACGGAGTCAACCTGACTTTCCTGCCGTTCTTCGCGAAAGCTGTGGTCGAAGCACTCAAGCTTCATCCGAACATCAACGCGAGTTACGACGAGGATGCCAAGGAGATCACCTACCACGGCAGCGAACACCTCGGAATCGCGGTCGACACGCCGAACGGTCTGCTCTCGCCGGTCATCCACAATGCGGGCGACATGTCTATCGCAGAACTGGCTCAAGCGATCAACGACATCGCATCCCGGGCGCGGACCGGGGGCCTGAAGCCAGACGAACTCACCGGCGGCACGTTTACTGTCACAAATATCGGCAGCAACGGAGCGCTATTCGATACACCGATCCTCGTTCCGCCACAAGCGGCGATGCTGGGTACCGGTGCAATCGTCAAGCGTCCGATCGTTGCCCGTGATGCCGATGGAAACGACGTGATCGCCATTCGCTCGATGGCGTTCCTGCCGCTGACATACGATCATCGTCTTGTTGACGGCGCCGACGCGGGCCGGTTCTTGACAACGATCAAGCAGCGGCTCGAAGAAGGCGAGTTCGAGGGCGACCTCGACCTCTGA
- a CDS encoding leucyl aminopeptidase: MWSQKAEVRSPLSADRKSRQLGPEIKLAGKIGKRHEVVIIGVWKGEDGPVVDDAAGAFDESTRELLSGQLLTAGATGKADELTRIPAPTPIRASSVLSVGLGAAPDDGAVDAERLRRAAGVAARSLAGVQSSACTLGSLNLGAAVEGLFLGGYAFTEFKSPKSRPGPESAPLASADMIVPNPKSKTSQRTLERSVAIAEAVATARDFVNTPPSHLFPGEFADRARILGEAAGLAVEVLDETELADGGYGGIVGVGQGSSRPPRLVRLTHHGAAKKGTKTVALVGKGITFDTGGISIKPAANMENMTSDMAGAAAVIATVVLASRLELPLTVIATVPMAENMPSGTAQRPGDVITHYGGTTVEVLNTDAEGRLVLADALVRAGEDNPDYVIDTATLTGAQMVALGNRTPGVMGTDEFRDRVAGLSQQVGENGWAMPLPPELRRDLDSKVADLANVTNHRWGGMLSAGLFLKEFVPEGAEWAHIDIAGPAYNTSGPWGYTSKGGTGVPVRTLLAVLEDIAANG; this comes from the coding sequence ATGTGGTCGCAGAAAGCGGAAGTGAGGAGTCCCTTGAGCGCGGATCGTAAGTCACGCCAGCTCGGACCGGAGATCAAGCTCGCAGGCAAGATCGGCAAACGCCATGAAGTGGTCATAATCGGCGTCTGGAAAGGCGAAGACGGCCCCGTCGTGGATGACGCCGCTGGAGCTTTTGACGAGTCGACACGTGAACTGCTGTCTGGACAGCTACTCACCGCCGGTGCCACCGGCAAGGCAGACGAGCTGACTCGAATCCCGGCTCCCACACCCATTCGGGCATCAAGCGTTCTGTCTGTCGGCCTGGGGGCAGCGCCGGATGACGGTGCCGTCGACGCGGAACGGCTGCGCCGCGCAGCTGGCGTCGCCGCGCGCTCGCTCGCGGGAGTGCAGAGCTCGGCGTGCACCCTAGGCAGCCTCAACCTGGGCGCCGCAGTGGAGGGCCTCTTCCTTGGCGGCTACGCATTCACTGAGTTCAAATCACCCAAGTCGCGACCGGGGCCGGAGTCCGCGCCCCTGGCAAGCGCGGACATGATCGTTCCGAATCCGAAATCGAAAACCTCGCAACGCACCCTTGAACGCTCCGTCGCGATTGCCGAAGCTGTCGCGACGGCGCGCGATTTCGTCAACACTCCCCCAAGCCACCTTTTTCCTGGCGAGTTCGCCGACCGCGCACGGATACTCGGTGAAGCCGCTGGACTCGCAGTCGAGGTGCTTGACGAGACTGAACTCGCGGACGGCGGTTACGGAGGGATTGTCGGCGTTGGGCAAGGGTCCTCACGGCCGCCCCGGCTGGTCCGCCTAACACACCATGGTGCAGCCAAGAAGGGCACGAAAACTGTTGCGCTCGTTGGGAAGGGCATCACGTTCGATACCGGTGGCATCTCCATTAAGCCGGCGGCGAACATGGAGAACATGACGTCCGATATGGCCGGGGCGGCGGCCGTCATCGCCACGGTTGTTCTTGCCTCAAGGCTCGAACTTCCGTTGACGGTCATCGCCACGGTCCCCATGGCAGAGAACATGCCTTCGGGCACAGCCCAACGGCCCGGTGACGTGATCACACACTACGGAGGCACCACCGTCGAAGTTCTGAACACCGATGCCGAAGGCCGACTTGTCCTTGCGGACGCACTGGTTCGCGCCGGCGAGGACAACCCCGATTACGTCATCGATACCGCCACGCTCACAGGTGCGCAGATGGTGGCGCTCGGGAATCGCACGCCCGGCGTCATGGGAACCGACGAGTTCCGAGACCGCGTCGCGGGGCTTTCTCAGCAAGTGGGAGAAAACGGGTGGGCGATGCCCCTTCCGCCGGAGCTTCGCCGAGACCTTGATTCGAAGGTCGCCGATCTCGCCAACGTCACAAACCACCGCTGGGGCGGCATGCTCTCAGCAGGCCTATTCCTCAAGGAATTCGTTCCGGAAGGCGCCGAATGGGCGCACATCGACATCGCAGGGCCCGCCTACAACACAAGCGGACCATGGGGCTATACAAGTAAGGGCGGTACCGGCGTTCCCGTTCGCACACTCCTTGCAGTTCTCGAGGATATCGCCGCCAACGGGTAG
- a CDS encoding TIGR01777 family oxidoreductase, which translates to MRVMIAGSSGLTGTALVEALRADGHTAIRLVRRQPTGSDEVSWDPGRALDPSVLDGCDAVVNLCGASLGDKRWTGAYKQELRDSRIEPTEVLAEAAAKAGVPVMISASAVGYYGDTGDKEADESAPPGEGFLATLCQDWEKASAPAERAGVRVANIRTGLVLAPKGGILTRLQPIYRFALGGRLGDGRQYFPWISLTDHVRAMMFLISNSEMSGPVNLTGPAPVTNAEFNTAMARAIRRPAPWVVPGFMLKLIVGEFAEEAILAGQRAIPAKLERAGFSFEHSTIREALDAVFDSGGS; encoded by the coding sequence ATGCGAGTAATGATCGCTGGATCCTCTGGTCTGACTGGTACAGCTCTCGTGGAGGCGCTTCGCGCTGACGGTCACACCGCCATCAGGCTCGTACGTCGGCAGCCGACTGGTTCCGACGAAGTTTCTTGGGACCCTGGCCGTGCACTCGACCCTTCCGTCCTCGATGGGTGTGACGCGGTGGTGAACTTGTGCGGCGCGAGTCTTGGAGACAAACGCTGGACCGGCGCGTACAAGCAAGAGCTGCGTGATAGCCGCATCGAGCCGACTGAGGTGCTGGCTGAGGCGGCCGCGAAAGCTGGCGTGCCAGTCATGATCAGCGCGAGTGCCGTCGGGTACTACGGTGACACTGGTGACAAGGAGGCCGACGAATCCGCACCACCCGGTGAAGGTTTTCTCGCTACCCTTTGCCAGGACTGGGAGAAGGCATCAGCGCCAGCCGAACGCGCTGGCGTGCGTGTCGCCAACATCCGCACTGGGCTCGTGCTCGCACCCAAAGGCGGTATCCTCACCCGCCTGCAACCCATCTATCGTTTTGCGCTCGGCGGAAGGCTTGGAGACGGGCGACAGTACTTTCCCTGGATCTCGCTGACTGATCATGTGCGCGCGATGATGTTCCTCATCAGCAATTCGGAAATGTCGGGTCCTGTCAACCTGACTGGGCCCGCTCCCGTCACGAACGCAGAGTTCAATACCGCGATGGCCCGAGCGATACGTCGGCCCGCGCCCTGGGTTGTCCCTGGCTTCATGCTGAAGCTGATCGTCGGTGAGTTCGCTGAGGAAGCGATTCTCGCCGGACAGCGGGCCATTCCAGCCAAGCTCGAGCGGGCGGGGTTCAGTTTTGAACACAGTACGATCCGAGAAGCGCTCGATGCGGTATTCGATAGTGGCGGCAGTTAG